The following nucleotide sequence is from Primulina tabacum isolate GXHZ01 chromosome 2, ASM2559414v2, whole genome shotgun sequence.
AAGAGTTCGGTTGATGTGAACTGTGAAGGAGCTTTTCTTGGACCGATCCGAGAGCTCAGCTCAGAAGGTCGGCCATTGATAAGAAATTTCTAGGGTGCGACCCTGTCGTTAGATTTAGGTCGGCTGGCAGGTCAGCCCGATGACCCCTAATGGGCCTTAAAATAGATATTTGGGAGGTTGGCCGAACATCCTTGGGATGAACTCACGGTTGACCACCCGGTCTAGGCCTGATTGTTGATGTACCGACCTTTCTGGGTTCTTGGATCTAGACAATTGGGAGTGGGCCAAGCTCTCTGGATTGATCTTATTTTATGGGGTGTCAACTTGGATATACAGTTGTGAGCCAAAGGTTAAAAAACAAGATGTTAATTCAAACTTACTTGTGCACGTAGTAAACTGTCTCTGTATCTAATTGAGTGTATTTAATCTCTTCTTACTGTAATGAAAAATTCCCAAATGTACGGAACTCAATTTTTCTGAGACCCAATGGTTTAAAATTCCTGAAACAACATTATGGACGTGGTATTCAAGTTCGTTGGCCCATTTAATTTGAGCCCAAACagttgtatgctaaatttcttCAAAGAGATGAGATTTATCCAAAAAGGTAACTGAGATTGGAAGTTAATTAACAATAAATCAGCCATTGGTTATGCTATTCACTACTGTAATTTGCTGTTTGCTAACTCAGATTAATTCTTGGCTGCCATGTAATCTGTTAACCTTGTGTGGGGCGTTTgatggaattttcgaaaacatATTTTCCGGTCTGCATATATGATATACTTTTTTCGCAGCTTAATAAAGATGTGTTCTTTATTTACTACTTGGTCTTGGACTATTTTTGATTGCTAAGATAATACTTGATACAGGTAGAGCTATGACATTGGATCCTGACACCCATATCAAGGTTCCTGAAGACAGATATGGGCTGTATGCGATTGACACATTAGATCCCGATATGGTGAGTCCTGCCTTGACTTTGTTCATATGTAGattcatatttacataaattCTCCTATTTGAATATTGTACCAAGTTTCTGCAATTATCCAGTGAGTCCTGCCTTGACTTTGGTCATCCGGTAGATTCATATATACATAGATTCTCCTACTTAAGTATTGTACTAAATTTCTGCAGTCATTTGTTTTTCTCATACACGCTGATTGCATTTTCTATTTTGGTCCTGCATTCATTTTGCAGGTTATTGGTGGTGATTGTGTATATTATTTTCATGACATGATTGTTGAAATGCTCAAATGGGGCTACCAAGAGGGAACAACACTTTTTGGCTTTGGATATGATTTCCGCCAGAGCAATTGGTAACTACCTGATTTTTTGGATAAAGTTTTTGGACTAACAGtgaatttcttgtaatgtcGTGAAAATGTAGAATTTTTATCCATCTTACAGTCATTGTAGACTCAATGTTACAAAGTAAACTCCTTGGTTTCTCAGTAATTAAGATCCTTATAGCCATAGACATGCAATTCACTAGAGTTAACTGCTGCTctgattttctattttttatgcAACTTTTGCTCAAACGTGTCACTGAAATGGTCAATTTACTAGGAAAATAAGTTAAAGATAAGTCTGGGACTCTGAATTTGGGATATACCTCATATACGAATTGGCTGATCGACCTATTTAGTGGTTGGTTGTGAATGGGTGGGCGATGTTTCTTTCACTACGGATTTAAGAACCTACCAGGTATGTTCCCCATTTTTTGTGGAGACATTATTTTTTTACTTCATTTCTCAGGAAAACCATGTAAATTTCATCTGAATTCCCCATCAGATATGCTCATTCTTTTACGGAACGATGAATTCTACCTCTTTGTAAATATGCTGAACATCTTCAATCATTTTGATACTTTGGCATAACTTTCTACATTCTGTTTCCGTTGTTCCAGGTTTCATGGAACTCTGGAGCGACTGGCAGCTAAACTCGAGTCTGTTTATACTGCATCTGGTGGAAGAAAAATAAACATAATAACTCATTCAATGGGTGGTcttttgataaaatgttttatGAGCCTGTATGTTGATGTAATACCCCCACTCTTCTTGATCTGTTATAACGTTCTTCCATTTTGTTTACCGTTTTTTCCCCTCAAAAAGTTATCTCCTGTATTTGTTCTTTTGTTCTGTTATTTTCTTTGCGACGCTATCTCTGACTAAGATGTCTTCATTGTAGATCTTTGAGAAGTATGTGAAAAATTGGATCGCAATAGCTGCACCATTTCGAGGTATGTTTTCCCTTTAACCATGGCTTTGGGGCGTCACTGGGATAATGTTGTTTTCCGCGGTTTTGACTTGTATGCTAAGTACCTTTGTTGTGGGAGGGGATAGTTTTTAACTTTCAACAAGTTCGGAAATGCTCGACTATTTGTTTCCTTGCCATGTCAAATCCTACATATAACAAAAGAGGATTGTGTGTCCTTATAGTTTGTGTTTTTTTCTGATTTGGAATCTTTGAAAGTTCCGCATCTATGTGTCTTTTGTGTGGCAAAGGTGATGACAGCCATTGAATTTCTATATCGTTTTAAAGAGATCATAGTGTGTGTTGTCTAACTTTTCTACCGGTTTGGTCTACATAAGAACTTCTTGAAGCAATAATACatattcattttaaatactgagcTTGATATTGGACCTCCCCATTAAAGTTTTCTGATAAAATGccctttttatatattttaacagGTGCACCTGGATATATAGGCTCCGCATTATTGAATGGAACTTCATTTGTTCAAGGATGGGaacagaatttttttatttcaaaatggaGTATGCAGCAACTGGTATACTCTTCAGTTCTAACTCCATGAATTTCTGTTTGTTGAGTTTCCCCTCATCTTACTTTCAAGTTTCAACCCCTCCTGTGAGTCTGTCCATTTACATCGAGTAACAATTAGAAACCTCCTTGCCATGTCTAATACCTTTAAAATTAGAGGTGAAACAAATAATTTCAGTATGTTTAAGTCAGTCCCACTACTTGAAATACTGACGTGACTTTATTTTTACTCTGGAGTTTTTTTTGCCTCTGTGAATGAAAGGACTGCCTGAATTTGTTGTCATAATTATTAaggtttttcttcttctttcctcCTCTTCAGGTGATTAACTACTGTTGCTTTGTTTCAGCTGCTTGAATGCCCATCAATATATGAATTGATGGCCTGTTTAGATTTTAAATGGGAACACGTTCCACTTCTTCAAATATGGGGACAAAAATGTGATGGTGATGGAAATTCTACCGTGAAGCTGGAGTCTTTTCCTCCGGTAGAAGCTGCATCTGTTTTTATGGAAGCACTTTCTATCAACAAGGTGAGCTACAAATGTTATTTGATATATGCAAGGGACTGGAGGCATAGTGAATGTGTCTTCAGTCATAGGTAATGAATTCCTCTGTGTGATATATATCATGCAATCAATATTTGATCAATGACTTATGGAATTAATATAGAGCTTCAATTGATTGatagtgtgtgtgtgattaCTTTTACCATTATTGATTACGTTTATCTAACTGCTACTTTGGCATTTTATATTCAGAGACTGCAGTATTTTTAATGTACTTTGAATATTAACGTGCAATGCACATGGgtgattaataataaaaaacataatcacaatatttaaataatatttaaaatcgtttgaataaaattttgtttatgAGCATTTATGaatctaaatatatcaaaacacaatagataaaatacatcatgactataaatcatatatattcacTTATTCATATGACATTTTTCAATATTATAATGATAGTTCTATCATATCgacaatatatttttcattcaaatgtaattcacaatgaaaaataataaaaataaaaataatataatagtgAATATTATCAAAACCAAAACCACAATGTACTTAAATGGAGTACACTTAGATACTCGATTGTCAAATGAAAATCccttaattaactaaattatgataataatgttaaaataaaatcacTAGTCTTGTTATTAAGTTAAATATCAATTGTGATTTTGTTAACTTTTAACCCCTTGTAGATTTTGTTTAACtttatttgtttgtttgtttttagaatACATATTATATATAGTTAATTTTATATTAGAATGAATCATTTGTAAACTAATATTGATTATTAATAATTTCAtgtgaaataaaattttaaaataatatcacTCAAATATATGTGTAGtaaaacacatatataaataaaataacacaaaaaattttatgagatgatctcacgagtcaattttgtgagataaatatCTATTTGGGCCACTCATGAaaagttattattttttatgacgaaagtattacttattattgtaaatatgacaAAGTTGATCCGTCGCacggataatttttaaaaaatacgtAATACTCagttaaaaatatcatatgtaaaaattttaatatccaATAAATGCTAATAAATTATcactataattcatatttattataaggattatcttgatttaaaaattataaggattatttcataaatttaattcaaaaatataaaGTAATTTaagtattacttattattgtaaatatgacaAAGTTGATCCGTCGCACGGATAATTTTtttgagacagtctcacaagagacctactgataaaataatatgtaatactcggttaaaaatatcatatgtaaAATTAATATCCAATAAAtgctaataaattatttataatcttgatttaaaaattataaggattattttataaatttaattaaaaaatataaagtagtattcattatttttaatttttcattaatttttttttctatgaaTAAAGttgaaataaattaaactaatcaaattaaattacaataaaatattagaaaaatttgcaaaaatGCATATAGAATCCACACTCTCACTATCTATTTTTATTGGAAAAGTACCATAAAAAATGACATTCACACGTATAGAAAAACGTAAgcttgatatatatattgagataataattaaatatcacAATGTaagatattaaaaataaaagaaagtatCATATTAAAGTCTTTTGTAATATTTGTCGTTAATTCAaccaaataatgaaataatgttATTCTCATTTTCAACCTCAATCCCAATATATTTTTATCGAATAATTTATaacaatatttgaaattttcatcTATTggctaaattaatttatttgaggagaatttcaaattttctttattAATTTAGTTAAATTAACATAATATTAATCTGAGTTATACTCGATCACAAATCAAATGATCTCATCCGAAAGAAAATCAATATACTATCACACCCACACTTTACACCAACTATTTCATCATGACAAATTTCGAGTGGAGGTGGTAATAACAATCATTTACTCACATATACGCTTCGTTgaatttcaataataataataataataataataataatatatttattagtaACTATTTATTAGAAACTATATATATTAAGAACTACTCATAAAAATTTCTATACAAAAATTCTTCATAAAATAGATATTTACCTTTTGTGAAATAGTCTGGTAAGTTTTAGCGTattcaatttttatatttaaatagagTTACGAAACCAACTATATAGGcgctgaaataaaataaaatcttaaaaaactTAATGTACCAAACAAGGTAAtgtaataaaactaaaataaatataGACTAACATATAATTCAGATAAGAACATTATATAGATTAACAGAAGCACAAAAACCGTTTAAGAAAAAGAAATAGATTCAAAACACTTATCGATGATAAATTAAACTAATTAAATCAAGAAAACCAACGTAGAGTCAAATAATTAAGTAAAAAAACTCATAAAAAGATGAAAATAGATACTtactaaaataaaatgaaacccTAAAAGATCCaatgcattaaaaaaattaatgtaataataaaataaatatagacTAATATATAGTTTGCATGAGGGGAGTTCAAAATAACCAACGAATAAATCCTTAGAGATCGAGATGTAATCTTCAAATTTTGTGACGAGTGTCAAATATATTTTACTAATTAATTAACCAAACTCTGAAAAAACAAGAAGAAGCCGTGTAGAACGGGAAAAGTAGAATCAATGTATTCAATGAATATTACtgctcatatatatataattcggAAGAAGAGAGCACAAAATGACTATCAAAATAAATCTTTCGAGACTAATATACTCTCATAATTttgtgaaaatgataagtataTTATATAGATTAACCGAaccgtaaaaaaaattaagaaaaagaaaTGGAAACAAAACACAAGCCAtcgaataaattaaattaattaaatcaaaaaaacaaacataacatcaaataattaagtaaaaaataaaaataaataatcactaaaataaaatgaaacccTAAaaaatccaacgtattaaacaaattaatgtaataaaactaaaataaatacAAACTAATATATAGTTTAGATGAAGGGAGTTCAAAATaaccataaaaataaataatcttcaaAATTTTGTGAAAAGTGACAAATATATTTTACTAATTTACAATTAGAagtgatatatttatatgtaagtAGATTAATTAACCGAACTCTGGGGAAAAAAAACAAGAGGAAGTCGTATAAAACCGCAAGAGGGGAAGTAGGAATAAATTCAATGTATTCAATGAATATTTTTTctcatatattaataattaGTCATTAGTTATTTAAGATAAAACAAAAGATTTAAAGTAACCCAATAAAAAACAACTTGCTaacctaaataaataaatagaattGGAAGTGCTATATTTATATGTAAGTAAACTATTTAACCGAACTCTGggaaaaaaacaagaagaagcTATGTAGAACTGCAAGAGGGGAAGTAGGTGTAAGTAGATTAATTAACTGAActttgggaaaaaaaaacaagaagcaGCCATGTAGAACCGCAAGAGGGGAAGTAGGAATAAATTCAAAGTATTCAATGAATATTAATCCACATATATTAATAATTAGTCAttagttatttaaaataaaacaatgaaATTACAAGTTAatccatataaaaaataatttgctaagctaaataaataaatagagaaGGACAAAAACGTGGAAATTCATAATTGAAAGTGGTATATTTATATGCGAGTAGATTTGGTTTTCCATAATGGACTATTTTTCCGTGCAGATAAATTTCGAAGGTGCAGATATTTCTTTAACTTTTAACGTTGAGATTCTAAAATGGGCTAATAAGACGCGTGAACTTTGAGTTGTGCTGAGGTTCCTGGTCACATtaagttctataatatttatgGCACAAATCATGAGACACCTCATAGTGTTTGGTACTTGAAACTTTCATTTTAatgcttaatttttttatgtcttGAACATGATAGGATGTAATATTTTACCTTATGCTCACATATTTCATTATGTTGCAGTTATGGAAGTGAAGATGCCCCTGTCTCTGATCTGCGGCAATTACCAACTCTCCAGGTAAAACTCTCACAAGTTTTGTGACATACCAGGCACGAAGAGTTGgatatcttttattttatttttcagtctTCAATATCCTTGATTTAAACCCGCAATATCTATGCATGTGATGAATGGTGTGGAACACCCTTGTGAAGATATTGATTCTTAGAGATTCAGATACTCAAACATTTATGAAAAACCTGCAGGCAGAGTATATTAATGTTGATGGTGATGGAACTGTTCCAGTTGAATCAGCGAAGGTAAAAGTTTTTGCATGCAagatttgattttgaaactACTGCATAATGGTGTAATTTGTAATGAATGATATTGAGCTAAGAACTGCTGTGAAACTGCATGCAGAATTTGCTCATCCATAGAGTTCAAAATTTTAACGATCCTTATACAGGAATTAATGCTTGTTATTTCCTCCTGTAGGCTGTAGAGATTTATTTTGACCTTTTCACGTGGTGGTTTATTCATTCATTGATTGTGCTCGACATTAACTGTTTGTCAATGTCGCTATAACTTCTTGTTGCCCGTGCTCCCTTTCTTACAGGCAGACGGTCTTCGGGCTGAAGCAAGAATTGGAGTCCATGGAGACCACCGAGGAATTATTTGTGACCGTCATGTGTTCAGAATTCTCAAACATTGGTTGAAAGCTGATCACGATCCCTTCTACAATCCAATTAATGATTATGTAATTCTACCTTCTGCTTTGGACATGGAATTCCACAAAATAAAAGGGTTGCAAGTTACTTCTCTCAAAGAGGAATGGGAAATTATCGGTGACAACCAAATCTTAAAGAAGAGTCGGGGGAGAGAAAGCCGTTGGTGGGTTCAGTCTGCGTCTCGCGTATGCAAGTTGATGAATCTTTGCAGGAAGAGGCTTGTGCCACCATTATAGTTCAAAACCAACAGGGTGGTAAAAAGCACGTAGAGCTCAAAGCTGTTTCCATCTCCACGGATGCGTGAAAACCTCATGCAAATCGATGCTcctgtaattatgtttatgcaATTCATGTGCCGATTGTTTCTGTATATAAAAATACGTCGTATGCCATCATAACATGGTGTACAAGAATGGTATATAATGTAAATACGAAAGAGTAATAATGATCCGGCTTTCATTTACTGCTTACTTGACATTTCTGCACAGCCTTTATAATAACTATTAAAGAAAAACATTGTGCGTTCTGGTCTAGTCGCTGTAACGTTTTTAGGTCGTTCATCGTTGCGAATTATTTACTACTAAGTAATTATGATcatttatcaatttaaaatttaagattaagaTACTTATTTATTCATAATTAAGTTTAGCCATTTATCTATTTTGGCACCAAAATAAGCGATCTAACTCCtggtttaattaaaaataataattcgaTCTCAAGAATCAATATAAAGGACCAAATTGAATAACAAATGAATAACACACTCAAAATTCATTATTCTTATTCATACAAATGCATCCTTTTTAGATTGGCTTGGTGTTATAGTTAATACAAACATATGACCAACAAACTACCCATAACCACTGGTCTCGTCTTACACATCACTGAATCAAACTTGGTACGATACAAACTTGAAACAAAATATGAGTAAAAAAGAATAACATTAATTCCAACAATAGGCATGGTTCCAACTGCCCACCAAATGCCATGAAATAAAGACATCAGATGGAATGAAGCGTTTTTAACTTGAAATTCTAGTGCCCACCCACAGAAGTTGATTGCTTCCTTCTCTTTGGTTCTGGTTCATCTAACTTCAAAGAAACAGAAATTTTACCTTCGGACGTGTTTTTCAGCACAGAAAGGTTCCCCAGTCCAACCAGGTTTTCTCTTCCAAGATTTGGATATGCCAAAGATTCACATGAAAAGCTCGGCATGAACTGGTGCTCTATACTCGGAGGAGCTACATCACAACCACCCTTGATACGAAACTCATCATGGCTGCATGGTGGCAGTAACTCCAGACCAGAACAGATATCAGCAGAGGCTCTTTGCACAATACTTGAAACAAAGTTCTCTTCTGATTTATCTTTTGAGGTAGTAGTGGTGTTCCACTCGAGTGGTGCAGATTCTCTGAGAGAGGAATGAAATCCTGTTGCAGATGCATTTCTCCGCTCCCGTAATGCAGCTATTTAAGAAGGAAAAAAAGGAGCAAAAGGGCAAAGAAGCACAGTAAAGATATTAGAAACAGAATGAAACGTGATTTTGATGagagaattaaattttatttcaatttaatACACGAACCTTGAAGCCCTTCTGGACTTGTGATGATATCAAGTTCAAGAAGATCAAGAAGACGTCCTAAATCAACTCCACTGGTCCAATTCTCTGGAGGTTGGCCGGCCTTCAATTTCAGTCGGCCTCGATTGGCTGTCCCACCCCAAATGATTCCTACAGGCCGGTGTTTTTCACCGTTCTGACCTGTCAATAAGACGAGGCTTCCACTGTCGCCTTCAAGGTCAAAAGACCGTTGATTCTCGCCTACAATGAGAAAATCTGTGAAGAAACACATTCCTTTTTCATCATTGTATTCTAAAGCATAAGCCACTATAGTCCCAGTAGTCAAGCCAGAGCTTCTTCCAACTTTCACCACCGGCCTCCCAACTACACTATCTATAGGAGACTGCAAATCTATTATGTGGACATCAGCAATTTCACCTGCACCTTTAACTAGTGTCGTAACGTTTGACATGTTAAAATCCTCCGCAAAAGGAATGAAAGCCCCATCTGCTCGAACAAATGTTTCTGCATGGTCACAAGGTTGTGTTCAGGATGGATCAGAATATGATTAGGGATCCACAACcatgattatttaaatagtGATCCATTCAGAGGATGACATTCAGAAGAATGGTATAAAAAACAAGAAACTAGTTCCATGCTTTGTTATATTATTGCGGGtatagaaaatgaaaatttacAATCAGCGGCTGGAATGAGTATACCTGGATTTGTTCCAGCAAAAGTGCCGTACCAGATATCATCAGCTACGAATGATGTAGCCCTTTCCACTGCACCTAAATACACCCCTGGCCCAAGACTTGGTGGCAATGGATGAAACATTTTCTGGCTTGGGTAATCAAGATCAACAGCCACGTGCCGATTAGTGAGAAAACCAACCTCCCTATTTCCTGTCCGGCTTTTGACTATAGCACCTAATGTCCCATAAGTTTCTTGGCTTGCGACCTAAAAATGCACACGGAATTAGATTATTAAGAACTAGGAATAAGATCGAGGAAACAAACCAAGAGTTCTAAAGAGGAAGAGGACTCTGAACCCAACTTGATACAAAATGTTTAGAACTTCACCTATGTAATGACATTCTACCAAAAAAGTACCATATTAGAACCCAGCAGTATAAGCGTAATTTGATAAGAAATCAGAGGGAAAAAAATGATAAGATAGTAAAAATTTTATTGCCTGGGAACCAGATCCAATCCATGGATCACTTCCACCGAAGCCATCAACAAGTTCTGTGCACAGTTGTTCCTTTGGAGGGGCTGCTGGTGTTCCATAATAAGAGAAttcaacaacatcaacatcacACCAAACACCTCCAGGTCCCTGAAAATTCAATTCATTGGATACAATTTTTACAGGAAAAAAACAGGATATGTTTTCAAACAAGGTTCCAAACACCAAAAGCAGTTAGTGCAAAACCTCAAGAGCAGCAGGTAGACAGTGGGCAGAGCTGAGCCACTGCCTGTGAACTTTTCTGGCAACAAATACAAGTATAGCTGGTATATCAGTCAGCGCACCCCTTCTAATCCGAAAACCAATTGCTGTTCCAAGACTAAAGCACCGTAAAAGTTTGCTATGAAATGCCCTGATTGTCATCAGTTCAAGCAAGGTGCTAGCCCGCAAGCCAGTGGGCCATCGACCATGAGTTTCAGGTAGAACTCCCTTTTGAAGATTCCCAAAGTAGAGCAATCTAACTTCAGCAGCATCGGTTAAGCTGTTGGGAGCTGGCCATGAAAAGTAAGCAGCATTGTTCTCAGATGGCTGACAACCTGTTGCAAAGCCTTGCGACGCAGTTGCACTTGCTTCAGGAAGATTCAGATTGTCGCAGTAATTCCTTTCCAAATCGAAAGCTGATTCCTCAGATTTAGCAGAACCAGAATGATGAACTCTCAAAACCATTCCAGCCTGATCCATGCCTCAGCTTTCCTATCGGCAACATACGGAAATTTCAATCAGAAAAAAATGCCAGAAATTATAGAAGTCAACCATAAATGAGGAAAAAACAACAGGAATACGAGATGATCCGAATTTCAAAACAAGAATTTAGAAATAGCAAAACCCTTTAGCCAAGCCTAGATCTTGATATTCATGAAGAAGTAGTGAGACAATCAAATGAGTTTCCCACTGCCTCCAAGAGGGAACTACACAAAGCTGTCGCTTCAAGAAATCAAATAGAAACTCCTGCAAGGTAACTAAAGATCAGTAAAGAAGGTAAAAGGTTCAGAAGATTCAATGTACAAGTCACCCATAGAAAATTTTCCATTTCTTCCAATTTAAAGAACTCATTTGTATGAGTGAAATACCAACTGGAAGCTAATACGCAAAGGGTATGTTGTTTATGATAACATGAACCAACTGTTACTTCACCAACCACATAATTCCAAGGGATGTAAAAATAACAGCAAAGATTGAAACATTTCAAGACACTACGAACAAAAAAGGGTAACTTTTCCATTGAAAAGCCGTAGAATAAGAACCTAGTTTAAAACACcaggagaaaatattttatagaaTGACGATTTGAGCGCTTAAAGAAACACCATTAAACTCCTGAAAGGCACACCCATCTCTTGAGTTAATCAATACTCGGTCTGAGATTGACAAATAAAAAAGACTGTATCGATACTGAAAGTAGATCGATGCTAACCTGTCAGCAACTCTCAACATAGATTTTCTTCACAAGCACAACCTGCCAAGAACAATCAATTTATTAAGAATGAATGAGTTCTCAATAAAAAGTTAATACGAACATCCTTCTAGGCAATCATGAAGAAGCTAATATGTACGCCAGATAGTTCGTTTTCAATCTTCCTCTGTGAAAGAGAGAGCAGCGAAATACTGCTTCCCTATTTGTAAAAGGAGGCCGatattagaaaattttaatacgGTATTTTAGTAAACTATTATCAGTAACTAACATATTGATATTGGTAGCCTACGactttcaatcatttgagtccACTAACAGACAGT
It contains:
- the LOC142535099 gene encoding protein NARROW LEAF 1-like, with amino-acid sequence MDQAGMVLRVHHSGSAKSEESAFDLERNYCDNLNLPEASATASQGFATGCQPSENNAAYFSWPAPNSLTDAAEVRLLYFGNLQKGVLPETHGRWPTGLRASTLLELMTIRAFHSKLLRCFSLGTAIGFRIRRGALTDIPAILVFVARKVHRQWLSSAHCLPAALEGPGGVWCDVDVVEFSYYGTPAAPPKEQLCTELVDGFGGSDPWIGSGSQVASQETYGTLGAIVKSRTGNREVGFLTNRHVAVDLDYPSQKMFHPLPPSLGPGVYLGAVERATSFVADDIWYGTFAGTNPETFVRADGAFIPFAEDFNMSNVTTLVKGAGEIADVHIIDLQSPIDSVVGRPVVKVGRSSGLTTGTIVAYALEYNDEKGMCFFTDFLIVGENQRSFDLEGDSGSLVLLTGQNGEKHRPVGIIWGGTANRGRLKLKAGQPPENWTSGVDLGRLLDLLELDIITSPEGLQAALRERRNASATGFHSSLRESAPLEWNTTTTSKDKSEENFVSSIVQRASADICSGLELLPPCSHDEFRIKGGCDVAPPSIEHQFMPSFSCESLAYPNLGRENLVGLGNLSVLKNTSEGKISVSLKLDEPEPKRRKQSTSVGGH